TGCATCCCGCGTTTGTAAGTGCTTGCTACAAAGCCTCCCATATCTCCGATTACCCCGCCACCTAAATTGATGATCAGACCTTTTCTGTCAAAACCTGCCTCGGTCAGCGCCATCCAGATACTTTCACAAGTAGAAAGCGTTTTGTTTTCCTCACCACTAGGTATGGAAATCAAAAAATGCTCGGGTAGTGCATCCAAAACCAAGGGAAGGCAATGCTCTTCAGTGTTTTCATCCACAATCACAGCAATCTGACTATACTTTTTGTCAGAAAGAAACTGCTTAATACTTTTTTGAATGTCGGTGGTTACTTCGGTTCTGTGATTTTCCATGGTCTACTTTTCAGTCGGCAAAGTTAACATCCCTGACCAATTGTCAAATAACAGGACAGAAAATGAGTGAGGCAATATATGAACCTCCGGTGTTTATCCACGTAGGATAATCGATATGCATAGATTCGCTTTTCTCTTTCTGGTCTTCCTGGCTTTCATTGCACTGGATTATTATGTTTTTCAGGCAATTAGACTTCTCTTTCAGCAGCAGAATCCCTGGCTTAAGAATAGTGTTTACGTCATCTATTGGTCTCTGACTCTTTTGACTTTGGTAGGCATACTATTTTGGAATAGGATGGATACTTACGAATTGGCACATTTTCGGAGTTTTGTTGCTTCGGGCATGGTCATGAATCTGACCGGAAAACTGCTTTCAGGAATCATCGTGTTTTTTGATGATATCATTCGATTGGGTAAGTATGTTTATAGAGGAGTAGTACAGAATGGTGCAGTAAATCAGGCGACAGAAGGGATTACTCGATCAGAGTTTTTGGCCCAGTCGGCAATCGTGGCTGGTGCGGTACCATTTGCCATGATGAGTTATGGGATTCTCTCAGGCGCTTATGATTACAGAGTAAGAAGGAAAACCATTTACCTATCGAATTTGCCAAAAGCTTTTGATGGCTTAAAAGTAGCGCAGCTGTCCGATATCCACAGCGGCAGTTTTTACAATAAGAAGGCAGTGCAGGGTGGAGTCGATCTTCTCTTGAAGGAAAAACCGGATCTGTTTCTTTTTACTGGCGATCTGGTGAATAATGAATCCAGAGAAGTGAAGGATTACATGGATATCTTCTCCAAGGTCAAAGCGCCTTTAGGTCAATTTTCAGTGCTGGGTAACCACGACTATGGGGATTACAAACACTGGCGCTCTGCGGGTGCCAAGCAACAAAACCTACAAGACCTGATTGAGTCGCATAAAAATATGGGGTGGGATATCATGCTCAACGAGCATCGATATGTTACCGTGGATGGAGAAAAGCTGGCTCTCATTGGAGTTGA
This is a stretch of genomic DNA from Reichenbachiella ulvae. It encodes these proteins:
- a CDS encoding metallophosphoesterase, translated to MHRFAFLFLVFLAFIALDYYVFQAIRLLFQQQNPWLKNSVYVIYWSLTLLTLVGILFWNRMDTYELAHFRSFVASGMVMNLTGKLLSGIIVFFDDIIRLGKYVYRGVVQNGAVNQATEGITRSEFLAQSAIVAGAVPFAMMSYGILSGAYDYRVRRKTIYLSNLPKAFDGLKVAQLSDIHSGSFYNKKAVQGGVDLLLKEKPDLFLFTGDLVNNESREVKDYMDIFSKVKAPLGQFSVLGNHDYGDYKHWRSAGAKQQNLQDLIESHKNMGWDIMLNEHRYVTVDGEKLALIGVENWGKGRFAKYGDLEKAAQNVEADTKILLSHDPSHWDAQVRPQFSDIDLTLSGHTHGFQFGVEIGDFRWSPSQYMYKQWADLYQEGSQYLYVNRGFGFLGYPGRIGILPEITILELKRA